The following nucleotide sequence is from Sphingomonas swuensis.
CGACGCCGAGAGCTTCGCGGTAATGGAACCGGCGGCCGACGGCTTCCGCAACTATCTCAAGACCAAGCACAGCGTCCGTACCGAGGAACTGCTGCTCGACCGGGCCTCGCTGCTCGGCCTGTCAGTGCCCGAGATGGCGGTGCTGGTCGGCGGCCTGCGGGTGCTCGGTGCCAACTACCAGAACCGGCCGGAAGGCGTGCTGACCAATCGCGTCGGCCAGCTGACCAACGACTTCTTCGTCAACCTGTTCGACAACGACACCTTCTGGGAGGTGGTCGACACCAGCGCCGACGAGGAGTTCATCGGCTACGACCGCGGCGGCCGGACCGAGAAGTGGCGGGCGACCCGCACCGACCTCATCTTCGGTTCGAACAGCCAGCTTCGCGCCACGGCGGAAGTCTATGCCGAGCGCGGCAACGAGGCGCTGTTCGTGCGGCACTTCGTCGACGCCTGGGTGAAGGTGATGAACGCCGACCGCTTCGACCTGCTTTCGGCGGACGAAGTGTCGGCGGATCAGGCCGGCGACGGGACCAACACCGGGGTCTAAGACCCTGCGACAAGCAAGAGGGCCGGCGGAGCGATCCGCCGGCCCTTTTTCATGTCCGAAGCCGTCGCAGCTCCGCCGCGAGGAGCCGGAACTCCTCCTCGCGCGGTGAGCCCGGACGCCAGATGAGCGCGACCTGGCGGGCGGCATGGTCGGAGACGAGCGGGTGGACCTCGACCGTGGTGCCGTCGAGCAGCCCGGCGTCGAGCGCCATCTGCGGGACCAGAGTCACGCCAAGCCGGTTGTCGACCATCTGCACCAGCGTGTGCAGCGAGGTGCCGAGCATCATCGCCGAGGAGCGCATCTCGGGCCGGTTGCAGGCCGCGAGCGCATGATCCTTGAGGCAATGACCGTCCTCGAGCAGCAGCATCCGGGCGGCGTTGAGGTCCTCGGGGCGGACGTCGCCATCCGGCACCTCGCCCTGCGGCGCCGCGACCAGCAGCGAATCCTCGAACAATGGCTCGGAGGCGATCTCGCCGCATTCGAACGGCATGGCGAGGAGGACGCAGTCGACGTTGCCGCGATGGAGGCTGTCGCAGGCGGAAGCGCTCGGTTCCTCGCGCAGGAACAGCTTGAGCTGGGGGTGCGCGGCGCGGAGGGCCGGAAGCAGCGGCGGCAGGAGGAAGGGGGCGATGGTCGGAATCACCGCCATCCGAAGTTCGCCGGTCAGCGGCTCGCGCTCGGCCCGGGCAAGATCGGCCAGTTCCTCGGCCTGGCGAAGGACGATGCGCGCCTTGGCGACGATCCGCGCGCCGAGTGGCGTGAAGCGGATCACCCGGCGCGAGCGCTCGACGAGGGTCGAGCCGAGCAGGCTCTCGAGCTCGCGGAGCGAGGCAGAGAGGGTCGACTGGGTGATGAAGCAGCTCTCCGCCGCCTTCCCGAAGTGGCCATGGTCGTTGAGCGCGACCAGATATTGCAGCTGGCGAAGGGTGGGGAGGTAGCTCATCATCGCTTTCTTCGATTGGAGTGAGCGCTGTAAGTTGTTGGAGCGAACAACGCAAAGCGCCTAGGGCATATGACAACGGGATGCATGTTCCCCCTGCATGCAGGCCCGGGCCGCCGCCGCCTCACCGATCTGGCCTTCCCCTTGGACCAGGCACATTGCGCGGCGGCGGCCACTTCTCCCATCCGCTTGACCAATCCTGTCTTAGGTATGTAATACACCTCGACGAGAGTTGAGGGGGTAGCGATGCGTGTAGTGGTGGCTGGGCTGATGGTGGCGGTCGCGGGCAAGGCGGCGGCGGTGCCGGCGGGCTTCGCGAATACGGCGGGACGGATCATCGCCGCCGACGCACCGGCGAACGGGCCCGGGGTCAGCGCGGTGGTCAGCGAGAACGGCCGGATCGTGTGGAAGGGCGCGTCGGGCAGGGCCGACAGTGCCGGCGCGCCGCTCAAGGCCGACAGCCTGTTTCGCTACGCCTCGATCAGCAAGCAGTTCACCGCCGCGCTGATCCTCAAGCTCGCCGAGGAGGGCAAGCTGTCGCTCGATGACACGCTCGGCAAGCTGCTCCCGGGCGAGACGCCGCCCGCCTGGCACCCGGTAACGGTGCGGCAGCTGCTCAACCACACGTCGGGGATTCCGAGCTACACGGGCAAGCCCAGCTTCATGGCCGAGGCGAGCACCGCCAGGGCGATCAGCACGCAGGGGCTGATCGACGTCACCCGCGACGACCCGCTCGACTTCGCGCCGGGCACCGAGTTTCGCTACAACAATACCGGCTACGTGCTCCTCTCGGCGATCGCCGAGAAGCTGACCGGCAAGCCCTGGTATGCCGCGCTCAGGGAGCGGATTACCGGGCCGCTCGGGCTGAACAGCATCCGCTGCGGGTGCGAGCCGGGACCGGCGGTGGTCGAAGGCTTCGGCGCCGAGGGGCGGCCGGCACAGCGGATCGACATGAGCGTTCCGAGCGGGGCGGGGGCCCTCGTCGGGAGCGCCGCCGATCTCGCCCGCTGGGGCGCGGCGCTCCACGGCGGCAAGGTGCTGAAGCCGGCGAGCTACCAGGCGATGATCACCCCGATCCCGCCCAAGGGCGTGTCCATGGCTTATGGCTTCGGGCTCACCCGTGGCGAGGTGCGCGGCGTGCCGACGATCGGGCACAATGGCGGCATCTTCGGCTTCAACACCGAGAGCCTCTACAGTCCCGACAAGAAGATCTTCGTCGCGGTCCTCGCGAACAGCGACTCGCGCGAACCGGGCGCCGACACGACCGCGCGTCGGCTGCTCGCGGCGGCGGCGGGCGTCGCCTTCCCCGAACTTCGCGCGCAGCCACTCGACCTCAAGGCGGCCGAGCCCTTCTTCGGCGTCTATCGCGACGCCAGGACCGAGCGGCGCTTCTATGCGAAGGACGGCAAGCTCTTCACGCAGCGGACCGGGGCCGATCCGCTCGAAGTCTATGCGGCCGGGGGCGGGCGCTACTTCTACGGGCCGTCGTCGCTGACCTATTTCGAGGTCGGGCGCGATGGCGCCGGAAAGCCCCGCCTGACCTTCCATCCGGAGGGCCAGGTCACCGGGATCGAGGCGGCCTGGACGGGCGCGGCGAGTGGGCCGGCGGCAGCGGCGGCCGTCGTTCCGGTGGCGCAGCTCGACCTCCTTGCCGGCGAGTATGCGACCGGGCCGGCGGTGATGACCATCGCCCGCAACGGCGAAAAGCTGACGGGCCAGCTGACCGGCCAGTCGCCGATCGGGCTCGAGGCGATCGGGCCGCGCGAGTTCCGCACGGTCGGGGTCGATGCCAGGCTGACCTTCGTCGAGGAGGGCGGGCGGATCGTCCGGGTGGTGCTCAACCAGAACGGGCGAACCATCCCGTTCGAGCGCCGCTGAGGATCAGTCGCGCAAGGGGGCGCCGGCAAGGCCCTCGATCTGGGTGACCGCCACTTCGCGGACGGCCTCGCGGTCGAGCCCGCAGGCGCGCGCCACCTCTTCGCCGGCAAGGCTGTCGCCGATCGCCAGCAGGGTCAGGCCCATCGTCATCGCGTCGACCGGCCGGGTGTCGCCGAGTGCGCGCATCATCCGGATGACCCGCTCGATGGTGGCGATGACCGGCTCGAGCGCCTCGCGCTGGCGAGTCAGCGCGATCCAGCCGATGAGCTCGCCCGCGCCCTCGCGGCGGAAGGCCTCGAACATCGCGTCGACCACGTCGCGCTCGGTGCCCTTGCCGTCTCGGCGCTGCTGGATCGCGCCCTCGATCGAGGCCGAGACGGTCTGAGCGATGTCCTCGGCGAGCGCGCGCTGGAGCCCGGCGGCCGAACCGAAGTGGTGAAGCAGGTTGGCGTGGGTCCGGCCGACCCGGCGCGCGACCGCCTGCAGCGTCACCGCCGCGGCGCCCTCGCGCTTGAGGAGGTCGCGGGCCGCCGCCATCGCCGCCGCCCGGCTCTGCTCGGGCGAAACTCTTTTCCGCTCCAGTGGTTTTATTGACATTATTGTAAGCAATCGCCAGTTAGCTGTCGCAGATCATTCTTCGTGGCTAGGGAGTGGAGGACGAGCATGGGCGTGGCAAGTCTCGAGCGTGTGCCGGTGACCCCGCAGGACCTCACCATCACGCCGCGCGACCGGCGCTTCGGACGCGAGGAGCGGACCCCGCGCTGGTGGCTCAACAATTCGCCCTACGAAACCGCGCTGTTCAACGCGCTGTCGGCGACCTTCCCCAAGGGCGAGGCCTATTTCATCGAGAGCATCCGCGCCTTCCGCGAGCAGGCGGACGAGAAGCTCGGCGGCGAGATCAAGGCCTTCACCACGCAGGAGGTGATCCACAGCCGCGAGCATGTCGCCTTCAACAAGCGGGCGGTGGAAGCGGGCTACGACCTCGAGCCGCTCGAGCGGACGGTGCAGGAGAGCCTCGACCTGCTGAAGGGGCGGCCGCCGATCCTCGACCTCGCGGCGACCATGGCGCTCGAGCATTTCACCGCGATCATCGCGCACGAGCTGCTGGCCAACCCGCAACATCTCGCCAATGCCGACCCGGCGACCGCCGACCTGTGGCGCTGGCACGCGGTCGAGGAGATCGAGCACAAGGGCGTCGCCTACGACACCTGGCTTGCCGCGACCAAGGACTGGAGCCGGTGGAAGCGGTGGAAGGTCAAGTCGATCCTGATGCTGCTGGTGACCCGCAACTTCGTCCAGCACCGGACTGAGGGCGTGCTCGAGCTGCTCCGGCAGGACGGGATCACCGGGCTTCGGGCCTGGGCGGGCGCGCTGTGGACAATGTGGGGTCGGCCGGGGATCTTCCGCAAGGTCGGCGCGGCCTGGCTGCACTATTTCCTGCCCGGATTCCATCCGTGGAACGAGGACGACCGGGCGCTGATCCGCGGCTGGGACGCGACCTACGACTATCGCCAGGAGCCGCCGCAACGGCGGGTGCGCTCGGCGGCGTAAGGCAACGTCAGCGCTTACGCGCTGCCACCTCCCCATTCCGCCGTGCGGAACAGGGAGGATGACTCAAGCCGCCAGCACCTGCTCCTCGCAGCCGAGGTCGAGGGTGAACAGCCGGCACAGCTGGGCACCGCCGCGGGCGCAACTGTGGCGGGGCGCGGTCCGGCCGGTGGGGCTGAAGCCGAG
It contains:
- a CDS encoding serine hydrolase domain-containing protein translates to MRVVVAGLMVAVAGKAAAVPAGFANTAGRIIAADAPANGPGVSAVVSENGRIVWKGASGRADSAGAPLKADSLFRYASISKQFTAALILKLAEEGKLSLDDTLGKLLPGETPPAWHPVTVRQLLNHTSGIPSYTGKPSFMAEASTARAISTQGLIDVTRDDPLDFAPGTEFRYNNTGYVLLSAIAEKLTGKPWYAALRERITGPLGLNSIRCGCEPGPAVVEGFGAEGRPAQRIDMSVPSGAGALVGSAADLARWGAALHGGKVLKPASYQAMITPIPPKGVSMAYGFGLTRGEVRGVPTIGHNGGIFGFNTESLYSPDKKIFVAVLANSDSREPGADTTARRLLAAAAGVAFPELRAQPLDLKAAEPFFGVYRDARTERRFYAKDGKLFTQRTGADPLEVYAAGGGRYFYGPSSLTYFEVGRDGAGKPRLTFHPEGQVTGIEAAWTGAASGPAAAAAVVPVAQLDLLAGEYATGPAVMTIARNGEKLTGQLTGQSPIGLEAIGPREFRTVGVDARLTFVEEGGRIVRVVLNQNGRTIPFERR
- a CDS encoding metal-dependent hydrolase; translation: MGVASLERVPVTPQDLTITPRDRRFGREERTPRWWLNNSPYETALFNALSATFPKGEAYFIESIRAFREQADEKLGGEIKAFTTQEVIHSREHVAFNKRAVEAGYDLEPLERTVQESLDLLKGRPPILDLAATMALEHFTAIIAHELLANPQHLANADPATADLWRWHAVEEIEHKGVAYDTWLAATKDWSRWKRWKVKSILMLLVTRNFVQHRTEGVLELLRQDGITGLRAWAGALWTMWGRPGIFRKVGAAWLHYFLPGFHPWNEDDRALIRGWDATYDYRQEPPQRRVRSAA
- a CDS encoding TetR/AcrR family transcriptional regulator: MSIKPLERKRVSPEQSRAAAMAAARDLLKREGAAAVTLQAVARRVGRTHANLLHHFGSAAGLQRALAEDIAQTVSASIEGAIQQRRDGKGTERDVVDAMFEAFRREGAGELIGWIALTRQREALEPVIATIERVIRMMRALGDTRPVDAMTMGLTLLAIGDSLAGEEVARACGLDREAVREVAVTQIEGLAGAPLRD
- a CDS encoding LysR substrate-binding domain-containing protein → MMSYLPTLRQLQYLVALNDHGHFGKAAESCFITQSTLSASLRELESLLGSTLVERSRRVIRFTPLGARIVAKARIVLRQAEELADLARAEREPLTGELRMAVIPTIAPFLLPPLLPALRAAHPQLKLFLREEPSASACDSLHRGNVDCVLLAMPFECGEIASEPLFEDSLLVAAPQGEVPDGDVRPEDLNAARMLLLEDGHCLKDHALAACNRPEMRSSAMMLGTSLHTLVQMVDNRLGVTLVPQMALDAGLLDGTTVEVHPLVSDHAARQVALIWRPGSPREEEFRLLAAELRRLRT